TACCTTTTTCGGTGACGGGCAGATGATGAAAACCATGTTTTTCCATTATTTGTCTTACATTGGGCAAACGCTCATCCATATCGACGCAGATGACATTGGTTACCATGATATCTTGTGCTTTCATTGTCATACTCCCTCAGGTTCTAGATTAAGAGGATTTAGTATATTTATACCGAACATTCTTATTTAGATATAGCAGCAAAATTAAAGCATGTTTTTTATTAATGTTGTTAACATCGCCTTTCTTGCTGCTAAAGTCAATAAAATGAGGGGTATCTTGAAAATGGGAATGTGTGTATACCTACATTCTTACACTAAGGCCTCAAGACATTGTCTTCAAAATCCGTATAATTAAGCTACACCTGTTTAGTATCCTTTAACGCAGTATTATATTTAGTGTAGACAAAGGTTTACTGAGAAGAGTGTGGAGAAAGCAAAGCAGTACCCTCTGACACATTTACTGCTGGCCAAAAGCCTCCTTTCTAAATCACTCTCAAATTCACAATTGGCTATGACACGGCGAAATCATATGACCTTAAGTTCTGTAGACGTTTTACTAGTCGGGGGAGGTGCTATGAGCACTACCCTAGGCGTGTTACTAAAGCAATTGGACCCTAGCATAACCATGATGATGGTTGAGCGCTTGGGCATCATCGCAAAAGAAAGTACAGATGGCTGGAACAATGCTGGAACAGGTCATGCTGCCTATTGCGAGCTTAATTATACTTCTGAAAATGATGATGGCTCCGTCAATATAGACAAGGCAGTGGATATTAATGCGGCCTTTGAAATCAGTCTTCAGTTTTGGTCTTACCTTGTAGAGCAAGGTTTAATGCCTGCACCTCAAGAGTTTATTCATCGCGTTCCTCATCAAAGTTTTGTATGGGGTGAGCGCAACGTAAATATGTTAAAAGCGCGCCACGCAGCGATGAGCGCACATCCTGCCTTTAAAGAAATGCAATACACGGAAGATCGCGAAAAAATGAAGGAATGGATGCCTCTCATCATGAATAATCGTGTGGAAAATGAACCTCTTGCCGCAACGCGTATCGAACATGGTACCGATGTGAATTTTGGCGCTATTGCTCGCAATATGAGTAAGCATTTAGAAGGTTTGGAGAACTTTGATCTCAATCTAAACTGTGAAGTAAAAGACTTAAAGAAAAGGTCTGATGGCCGATGGAATGTCACGGTTGAGTTAAATGGTACCCGTAAAATTATTGATGCTAAATTTGTTTTCCTAGGTGCTGGCGGTGGCGCTTTACCTTTATTACAAAAGGCGGAAGTAGAAGAAAGTAAAGGTTTTGGCGGCTTTCCTGTTAGTGGTCAGTGGTTGGTGTGTGAAAAACCTGAATTGGTTGAGCAGCATTTTGCAAAAGTCTACGGAGCAGCGCCCATTGGTGCGCCACCTATGTCTGTTCCGCATTTAGATACACGCATTATTGACGGAAAAAAGGCTATTTTATTTGGCCCATTTGCTGGATTCACGACTAAGTTTTTGAAAACAGGTTCATTTTTTGATTTGCCGAAGAGTGTTCGTTTCGACAATATCAAACCAATGCTAAGTGTTGGTAAAAATAATATGGATCTAACTCGCTACCTGATCAGTGAAGTGATGCAATCTCATAAAGACCGTTGTAATTCATTGCGTCAGTTTTTTCCTGATGCAAAGGATGAAGACTGGGAGCTTGCGTACGCTGGGCAACGAGTTCAGATCATCAAGAAAGACGAAAAGTTAGGCGGTAAGCTAGAGTTCGGAACCGAAGCGATTACGACCGAAGATGGTTCTCTTGCTGCCTTGTTGGGTGCTTCGCCAGGGGCTTCAACAACGGTGAATACCATGATTGGTATTCTAGAACGTTGTTTCCCAGAACGTGTCGAGTCGCCAGAGTGGCAAGCGAAAATGAAAGAAATGGTGCCTTCTTACGGTGAATCATTGGTAGAAAATACGGACTTACTGCTTTCTATTCGTGCACACACTTTAGCGACACTAAATTTAAAGCCTTAATATAGATTGAAATGATAAGTCTTTTAAAAAGCTGGGAAACTTCCCCAGCTTTTTTGTATTTTTTAATAGAACAACGAAAAAAATCAACACTGAGATTGAATATGACAATAACTTTTGCTGAGCGCGCAGACCAACTTTGTGACAGATTACGAGAAATGGAACATCATGCAGAAGAAGGAGATCAGCTTTTTTATTGCGCTTACCTTTTAGGGCTTTTGGGCCTGCATAGCGGCACGGAAGGAGAAGGGCAAAAGGTATTTGATAATGCCTTCACTACTATTCTGCAAGAAACACTCGAAGTAGAGGGTGTAATGGAATCAGATCAGGAAAATATCACCGCATTGTGGGAAACGATTTGTAAAAAAGAGATATCGTAGTAATGCTGATTCGACGTGCATACAATGATTAAAAAAGGCAGACAATGGGTTATTGTCTGCCTTTTTTAATGTTGATTTTTTGCGAATGTATTTGTATTACAGAACGGGTTTATCAGGGTGTGGGGCGTAGGCAAAAACGTCTGAAAAACATCGATCGATGCTCAAACCTTTTAATTCTAATTGATCAAGCGTGCCGTATACCATACCAACCGACCCGCTGATGAAAGCCACACTTTGGTTTAAATCTGGGTTATCGGCTAGAATGGCTTCATATAACCAACCGCTTCTTCCATGCCACTGATCACTTTGTTCATTCACGATGACATCTAATGAAAAAGGTGAATATTTGTGTGCTTCTTCTAACCAGTCTTTCGCGAATACATCCTCAGCGGTTCTTAGTCCCCAGTAAAATGATACTTTCCCCGTAAAATTTTGTTCAACTAAGTCGCAGTATAGGCTTTTTATCTGAGAGAAGCCGGTTCCACCTGCGATGAGCAAAATATGCTCCGGGTTACTGTCTAAAACACCATTGTGGATATGGCAGTCTCCACCCGGTGCTTTTATCGTAATGCTGGCGTTAGATTTAATATATTCAACTACTTTGCTGGCCAGTGATGCGGCGTCAGAAACAAGCACATATAAAGTAATGTTAGGAAGTTCGTGCGGTGTACTACCGATAGAGTAGGGAACTTGTTCGCCCGTTGGTAATACCACCATTAAGTATTGGCCAGCGAAAAATTCCAGATCATCTACTTGTAAAGTGATTTGGTAGACATCCTTGTTAATGAGCTCAACAGTGTTTACCTTTGCGGTAATCTCTTTCATATGACTACTCCAATATAAGTCGCACTGCCCTAATGGAAAGCGGGCGGGCATTGATAATGCATTAAGTTGATGATCTAAGTAAAAAAAAACCACTTCAGAAAGTGGTTTTTTACTGCAGACGTTTTGCTGCAGAAATGTCTTCTTATTTATTTTTGCCTTTCATTGACTCAAAGAACTCATCGTTTGTTTGAGTTACTTTTAGGCGATCGATTAAGAATTCAGTCGCTGCCACGTCTTCCATAGGGTTTAATAACTTACGAAGAATCCACATACGTTGTAGTTCGTCTTCAGACGTTAGTAGGTCTTCACGGCGAGTCCCTGAACGGCGAATATTAATCGCAGGGAATGTACGCTTCTCAGCGATCTTACGGTCAAGATGTAATTCAGAGTTACCCGTACCTTTGAATTCTTCAAAGATAACTTCATCCATTTTTGAACCGGTATCGACAAGCGCAGTAGCGATGATTGTTAAGCTGCCACCTTCCTCTATGTTACGTGCTGCACCAAAGAAACGTTTTGGACGTTCTAGCGCGTTTGCATCCACACCACCCGTTAATACTTTACCTGATGAGGGGATGACTGTGTTGTAGGCACGCGCTAAACGAGTAATGGAGTCTAATAGAATGACCACGTCACGTTTATGTTCAACTAAGCGTTTTGCTTTTTCAATTACCATTTCAGCCACTTGAACATGGCGAGCTGGTGGCTCATCAAACGTAGAGGCAACCACTTCACCGCGTACGGTACGAGACATTTCGGTTACTTCTTCAGGACGTTCATCAATAAGTAACACAATTAAGTGGCATTCAGGGCTGTTACGAGTAATGGCGTTTGCGATATTTTGCAGCATGAAAGTTTTACCCGCTTTTGGGGGAGAAACGATCAACGCTCGTTGGCCTTTACCCATAGGAGCAACAAGGTCAATGATACGAGATGTGACGTCTTCAGTAGAGCCGTTGCCAGCTTCCATCAATAAACGTTCATCAGGGAATAAAGGTGTTAAGTTTTCAAAAAGGATCTTGTTACGTACGCTTTCCGGTTTATCAAAGTTGATTTCACTGACTTTTAATAAGGCAAAGTAGCGCTCGCCATCTTTAGGTGGGCGAATTTTTCCGGCAATGGTATCGCCAGTACGCAGGTTAAAGCGTCGTATTTGGCTTGGTGATACATAAATATCGTCCGGTCCTGCTAAGTATGAGCAGTCAGGTGAGCGTAAGAAACCAAAGCCATCTTGAAGAATCTCTAAGATGCCGTCGCCATAAATGTCTTCCCCACCTTTCGCATGACGCTTTAGGATTGAGAAAATAACATCTTGTTTACGAGAACGAGCCATATTTTCTAGGCCCATTTCTGCTGCGATTTCTAAAAGCTCGTGTACTGATTTCTGTTTTAAGTCGGTAAGGTTCATAAGCGGATTTTGTATTAGCTCATTTTGAGGAAGATTGACGGAATTAGAGTTAATCATTAAGTAACAATAATGTGAGTCTGGAAGTATTTTACAATGTATCAGCTACTCGGCACCAAAAAACGCAAAACAATATGGTTATACTTTTGTTCTGGTTTAAGCTAGCCCGGATAAGGCAGAAGCCAATACAGCGCGAAACAATTTGATTGGAATCTAAACGTGATCAGCTTACTGCTTTATCACTATCAAGACCATCCATACTATAGTTCGACTTAAAGGCGAGGTCTATAGTGAAATTTAGGAAAAAAACATTTTCTGATAAATTTTTGATCAAAAACAGGATTTTTAGGGCTTTGCTTGGTGTTTTATTGGAATTAAGGTCTTAGTAATCCTTGCTTTTCGAAAAAAGCCGCTAAATTTAATGAAAAATTCATCGAATCATCCGTTATTTTTGATTTTTTGTTGGCAATGACACAGCCAAGTAACTGATATACTGTTCTCCTTATTAAGACTTCTGCAATATAAGGCTTTCTGAATGCAATCACTTTTTTTGCAACAATCTCATGACTTTCCTTTCGAAAAAATTGCCGCTATTGACCTTGGGTCAAATAGCTTTCATATGGTTGTCGCTCAAGTTACCCATGGTCAATTGCGTATCACTGGAGAATTTGGAGAAAAAGTTCAGTTGGCTGCTGGCTTGGTAAATGATCACTTAGATGATGCTGCACAGCAACGAGGCTTGGACTGCTTAGCTCAATTTGCGCAAGTGATTGAAGATATGCCACCTGGTTCTGTTCGTGTTGTTGGGACGAACGCGCTTAGGGTTGCCAAAAACCGCTATGACTTCATTGGTAAAGCGATGGATATCATGAGTCACCCTGTTGAGATTATCGCGGGACGAGAGGAAGCACGTCTTATTTATGTTGGTGTTTCAAGAACCATGGATCATGGTGAAGCCAAAAGACTGGTGGTAGATATCGGTGGTGGTAGTACAGAGTTTATTATTGGCAGGCAGCTTGAGCCAATATTAACGGAAAGTCTTCACATGGGGTGCGTTAGTTTCAATCAACGTTTTTTTGATGATGGCACCATTAATAAGTCTAATTTTCAGAAAGCGGTTACTGCTGCGCGTTTAGAGCTGCTAAGTATTCAAGATGATTACCTTGATGAAACGTGGGATGTCTCAATTGGCTCATCAGGAACGGTTAAGGCTGCCTTCAACATTGTTAAGGAAAACAATTGGAGCAAAAAAGGCATCACACCAAAAGCACTTAAGCAGATTCAAAAAGCGTTATTTTTGGCCGGTCATGTTGATAATATCGATTTACCAGGGCTCAAGCCTGAACGTAAAAATACCTTTGCAGCGGGTATTGCCATTTTAACGGCGGTGTTTGAGTGTTTTGATATTAAGCAAATGGACTTTTCAAATGGTGCACTAAGAGAAGGTGTGCTTTATGACATTATGGGTCGATACGCAGAAACGGATATTCGTGAACGTACTGTCAACTACATGCTCAATCAATACCATATTGACACAGAACAAGCGAAACTTGTGACCCATACTGCGCTGTCTGCTTTGGCTCAAGTTCGAGACGATTGGAGTTTAAACAGTATATCCAGCGAAGATTTACTTCGTTGGGCGGGTCTTCTTCATGAAGTCGGAGCTGGTATCTCCCACAGCCGATATCATAAACATGGTGCTTATATTATTAGAGAGTCAGA
This genomic stretch from Marinomonas primoryensis harbors:
- the mqo gene encoding malate dehydrogenase (quinone), translated to MTLSSVDVLLVGGGAMSTTLGVLLKQLDPSITMMMVERLGIIAKESTDGWNNAGTGHAAYCELNYTSENDDGSVNIDKAVDINAAFEISLQFWSYLVEQGLMPAPQEFIHRVPHQSFVWGERNVNMLKARHAAMSAHPAFKEMQYTEDREKMKEWMPLIMNNRVENEPLAATRIEHGTDVNFGAIARNMSKHLEGLENFDLNLNCEVKDLKKRSDGRWNVTVELNGTRKIIDAKFVFLGAGGGALPLLQKAEVEESKGFGGFPVSGQWLVCEKPELVEQHFAKVYGAAPIGAPPMSVPHLDTRIIDGKKAILFGPFAGFTTKFLKTGSFFDLPKSVRFDNIKPMLSVGKNNMDLTRYLISEVMQSHKDRCNSLRQFFPDAKDEDWELAYAGQRVQIIKKDEKLGGKLEFGTEAITTEDGSLAALLGASPGASTTVNTMIGILERCFPERVESPEWQAKMKEMVPSYGESLVENTDLLLSIRAHTLATLNLKP
- a CDS encoding NAD(P)H-flavin reductase, translating into MKEITAKVNTVELINKDVYQITLQVDDLEFFAGQYLMVVLPTGEQVPYSIGSTPHELPNITLYVLVSDAASLASKVVEYIKSNASITIKAPGGDCHIHNGVLDSNPEHILLIAGGTGFSQIKSLYCDLVEQNFTGKVSFYWGLRTAEDVFAKDWLEEAHKYSPFSLDVIVNEQSDQWHGRSGWLYEAILADNPDLNQSVAFISGSVGMVYGTLDQLELKGLSIDRCFSDVFAYAPHPDKPVL
- the rho gene encoding transcription termination factor Rho, which codes for MNLTDLKQKSVHELLEIAAEMGLENMARSRKQDVIFSILKRHAKGGEDIYGDGILEILQDGFGFLRSPDCSYLAGPDDIYVSPSQIRRFNLRTGDTIAGKIRPPKDGERYFALLKVSEINFDKPESVRNKILFENLTPLFPDERLLMEAGNGSTEDVTSRIIDLVAPMGKGQRALIVSPPKAGKTFMLQNIANAITRNSPECHLIVLLIDERPEEVTEMSRTVRGEVVASTFDEPPARHVQVAEMVIEKAKRLVEHKRDVVILLDSITRLARAYNTVIPSSGKVLTGGVDANALERPKRFFGAARNIEEGGSLTIIATALVDTGSKMDEVIFEEFKGTGNSELHLDRKIAEKRTFPAINIRRSGTRREDLLTSEDELQRMWILRKLLNPMEDVAATEFLIDRLKVTQTNDEFFESMKGKNK
- a CDS encoding Ppx/GppA phosphatase family protein — translated: MQSLFLQQSHDFPFEKIAAIDLGSNSFHMVVAQVTHGQLRITGEFGEKVQLAAGLVNDHLDDAAQQRGLDCLAQFAQVIEDMPPGSVRVVGTNALRVAKNRYDFIGKAMDIMSHPVEIIAGREEARLIYVGVSRTMDHGEAKRLVVDIGGGSTEFIIGRQLEPILTESLHMGCVSFNQRFFDDGTINKSNFQKAVTAARLELLSIQDDYLDETWDVSIGSSGTVKAAFNIVKENNWSKKGITPKALKQIQKALFLAGHVDNIDLPGLKPERKNTFAAGIAILTAVFECFDIKQMDFSNGALREGVLYDIMGRYAETDIRERTVNYMLNQYHIDTEQAKLVTHTALSALAQVRDDWSLNSISSEDLLRWAGLLHEVGAGISHSRYHKHGAYIIRESDMPGFSQQEQQALANLILRHRRKFTQSLDYRFTKSDQQDLDRLSILLRLAILLHHDRKEGDMPIFTLKADNKTLHAEFLPEWLDSRPLTLANLQREAESLVLDGYTLTFS